One stretch of Hemibagrus wyckioides isolate EC202008001 linkage group LG01, SWU_Hwy_1.0, whole genome shotgun sequence DNA includes these proteins:
- the zgc:112496 gene encoding uncharacterized protein zgc:112496 isoform X1 codes for MSGGECLFRCEDPAVWRGIYAKYWAVVEAKAAGKQKSSGKLLELEKWYQEQLPAAILARTERTLTQPELVKLMEWKLTRGKFRPRLKQLIGSNSEEAVLCCTKKAFALLPDVQSAITELSTLKGLGPATASAVLAAGAPGEVAFMADEVVESIAELRPVQYTAKHFSLFLEKILHKTHQLNKVDSQQDWTPHKVELSLWAWEIANQIQPSLLEEFSLSDSTNRETKEEETREQPSKRRKTE; via the exons ATGTCTGGAGGCGAGTGTCTGTTCCGCTGCGAGGACCCGGCAGTCTGGAGAGGCATTTATGCAAAATACTGGGCTGTTGTGGAGGCAAAGGCTGCTGGGAAGCAGAAGAGTTCAGGGAAACTGCTGGAATTAGAGAAATG GTATCAGGAGCAGCTCCCAGCAGCCATTTTAGCTCGCACAGAGCGTACTTTGACGCAGCCCGAACTGGTCAAACTCATGGAGTGGAAATTAACC AGAGGGAAGTTCCGTCCCCGGCTCAAGCAGCTGATTGGCTCCAACAGTGAAGAAGCGGTGCTTTGCTGCACCAAGAAGGCGTTCGCTCTCCTTCCGGACGTCCAATCAGCAATCACGGAACTGAGCACGCTCAAAGGGCTCGGACCTGCTACAGCGTCAG CTGTATTAGCAGCAGGAGCTCCCGGAGAAGTCGCCTTCATGGCCGACGAGGTCGTAGAGAGCATTGCCGAGCTGAGACCGGTTCAATACACGGCtaagcatttctctctctttttggaGAAAATACTGCACAAAACACATCAGCTCAACAAAG TAGACAGTCAACAGGATTGGACCCCTCATAAGGTGGAGCTGTCCTTATGGGCGTGGGAAATAGCCAATCAGATTCAGCCCTCTCTTCTGGAAGAGTTTTCCCTGAGCGACAGCACCAACAGAGAGACCAAAGAGGAGGAGACTAGAGAGCAACCGTCTAAGAGACGCAAGACGGAATAG
- the zgc:112496 gene encoding uncharacterized protein zgc:112496 isoform X2 has translation MSGGECLFRCEDPAVWRGIYAKYWAVVEAKAAGKQKSSGKLLELEKWYQEQLPAAILARTERTLTQPELVKLMEWKLTRGKFRPRLKQLIGSNSEEAVLCCTKKAFALLPDVQSAITELSTLKGLGPATASAVLAAGAPGEVAFMADEVVESIAELRPVQYTAKHFSLFLEKILHKTHQLNKDSQQDWTPHKVELSLWAWEIANQIQPSLLEEFSLSDSTNRETKEEETREQPSKRRKTE, from the exons ATGTCTGGAGGCGAGTGTCTGTTCCGCTGCGAGGACCCGGCAGTCTGGAGAGGCATTTATGCAAAATACTGGGCTGTTGTGGAGGCAAAGGCTGCTGGGAAGCAGAAGAGTTCAGGGAAACTGCTGGAATTAGAGAAATG GTATCAGGAGCAGCTCCCAGCAGCCATTTTAGCTCGCACAGAGCGTACTTTGACGCAGCCCGAACTGGTCAAACTCATGGAGTGGAAATTAACC AGAGGGAAGTTCCGTCCCCGGCTCAAGCAGCTGATTGGCTCCAACAGTGAAGAAGCGGTGCTTTGCTGCACCAAGAAGGCGTTCGCTCTCCTTCCGGACGTCCAATCAGCAATCACGGAACTGAGCACGCTCAAAGGGCTCGGACCTGCTACAGCGTCAG CTGTATTAGCAGCAGGAGCTCCCGGAGAAGTCGCCTTCATGGCCGACGAGGTCGTAGAGAGCATTGCCGAGCTGAGACCGGTTCAATACACGGCtaagcatttctctctctttttggaGAAAATACTGCACAAAACACATCAGCTCAACAAAG ACAGTCAACAGGATTGGACCCCTCATAAGGTGGAGCTGTCCTTATGGGCGTGGGAAATAGCCAATCAGATTCAGCCCTCTCTTCTGGAAGAGTTTTCCCTGAGCGACAGCACCAACAGAGAGACCAAAGAGGAGGAGACTAGAGAGCAACCGTCTAAGAGACGCAAGACGGAATAG
- the wdr24 gene encoding GATOR complex protein WDR24 isoform X1, with protein sequence MEKMASVGTVSGRTMFCLLDAPANAISVCRDATQVVVAGRNIFKIFALEEDGFVERLNLRVGRKPSLNFSCADVMWHQADDSLLATAATNGAVVTWNLSRPCRNKQEHLFAEHKRTVNKVCFHPSEAHMLLSGSQDGFMKYFDLRKKESVSTFSGQSESVRDVQFSTKDFFTFAASFENGNVQLWDIRRPDRYERMFTAHTGPVFCCDWHPEDRGWLATGGRDKMVKVWDMTTNRAKEIYCVQTIASVARVKWRPERRWHLATCSMMVDHNIYVWDVRRPYIPFATFEEHKDVATGIVWRNQHDPDVLLSGSKDSTLYQHMFNDASRPEVRANPEGLSFGLFGDLAFAAKESLMAAEGGRKPCPGGDRRYPIFFFKKHDVMERFAQVSSVLSVFESDLDGGTRMDWFIETARRYQLSGRPFAELCDHNAKVAKELNRPQVSTTWTMLRIMYSDPGHPTPPANHNMSKLGNMPLMNSFSLKDMSAALNERNKENRQDNLHNLETNLNNDENEETEGSDGQAEYLFGEAELDDDDLYSIDHDNQAAEETEFSLPQEAFPLRHEIVEHATAPELPAEKAESPQASGGETESVCLTPMESFSLISVSQLLFQPRLLPGFFNAIVKDTLAYYAEQGDVQMAVSALIVLGERIRKEIDELTQEHWYMSYIDLLQRFELWNVSNEVIKLSTCSAITCLNQASTTLHINCSNCKRPMSNKGWICDRCHQCASVCAVCHHVVKGLFVWCQGCSHGGHLEHVMEWLKSSNHCPAGCGHLCEYA encoded by the exons ATGGAGAAAATGGCCTCCGTCGGCACCGTCAGTGGCCGAACCATGTTCTGCCTGCTGGATGCTCCGGCCAATGCCATCAGCGTGTGTCGGGATGCCACGCAG GTGGTGGTGGCCGGTCGCAACATCTTCAAGATCTTTGCGCTTGAAGAGGATGGCTTTGTGGAGCGGCTGAACCTGCGCGTGGGCCGCAAGCCGTCGCTGAACTTCAGCTGCGCTGACGTCATGTGGCACCAGGCCGATGATAGCCTCCTGGCTACAGCGGCCACCAACGGCGCAGTAGTGACGTGGAACCTGTCGCGGCCGTGCCGTAACAAGCAGGAGCACCTTTTCGCCGAGCACAAGCGCACCGTCAACAAAGTGTGCTTCCATCCCAGCGAGGCGCACATGCTGCTCTCAGGCTCTCAGGACGGATTCATGAAGTACTTTGATCTGCGCAAGAAGGAGAGCGTCAGCACTTTCTCCG gTCAGTCGGAAAGTGTTCGAGATGTGCAGTTCAGCACGAAGGACTTTTTCACGTTTGCAGCGTCTTTTGAGAATGGGAACGTGCAGCTGTGGGACATCCGCAGACCTGACCGCTATGAGAGGATGTTCACGGCCCACACCGGCCCCGTGTTCTGCTGTGACTGGCACCCTGAGGACCG GGGATGGCTAGCCACAGGTGGGCGTGACAAGATGGTGAAGGTGTGGGATATGACGACCAACCGCGCCAAAGAGATCTACTGCGTACAGACCATCGCCTCTGTGGCGCGTGTCAAGTGGCGGCCAGAGCGTCGCTGGCATCTGGCCACGTGCTCCATGATGGTGGACCACAACATCTACGTTTGGGACGTACGCCGGCCCTACATCCCGTTCGCCACCTTCGAGGAGCACAAGGACGTTGCCACAGGCATTGTGTGGCGCAACCAGCATGACCCTGACGTTCTGCTCTCTGGCTCCAAAGACAGCACGCTGTACCAGCACATGTTTAATGATGCCAGTCGGCCAGAGGTGCGCGCCAACCCTGAGGGCCTCAGCTTCGGTCTGTTCGGGGATCTAGCCTTCGCTGCCAAAGAGAGCCTAATGGCTGCCGAAGGTGGACGCAAGCCATGCCCGGGAGGAGACCGCCGCTACCCTATCTTCTTCTTCAAGAAGCATGACGTAATGGAGCGCTTTGCACAGGTCTCCAGTGTGCTCAGTGTCTTTGAGTCTGACCTGGACGGAGGAACGAGGATGGACTGGTTCATTGAGACAGCACGCAGGTACCAGCTGAGCGGGAGACCCTTCGCTGAGCTCTGTGACCACAACGCCAAGGTTGCCAAGGAGCTCAACAGACCTCAG gTGTCAACGACATGGACCATGCTGCGGATAATGTATTCTGACCCGGGTCACCCAACACcaccagccaatcacaacaTGAGTAAACTGGGCAACATGCCCCTCATGAACAG tTTCAGTTTGAAGGATATGAGTGCTGCTCTGaatgagagaaacaaagagaatagacaggacaACTTGCACAACCTGGAGACAAACCTCAACAATGATG AGAATGAAGAGACAGAGGGCAGTGACGGTCAGGCTGAGTATCTGTTTGGAGAGGCCGAGCTGGATGATGATGACCTGTACAGCATAGACCACGACAATCAGGCAG CAGAGGAGACGGAGTTTTCTCTCCCCCAGGAGGCGTTCCCGCTACGGCATGAGATCGTGGAACACGCGACGGCGCCTGAGCTCCCGGCAGAGAAAGCCGAGTCCCCACAGGCGAGTGGTGGTGAGACCGAGAGCGTGTGTCTGACGCCCATGGAGTCATTCAGCCTGATCTCGGTGTCACAGTTGCTCTTCCAGCCACGGCTGCTGCCGGGCTTCTTCAACGCCATCGTCAAGGACACGCTGGCCTACTACGCCGAGCAGGGTGACGTGCAGATGGCCGTCTCTGCGCTCATTGTGCTCGGCGAACGGATCCGCAAGGAGATTGATGAGCTCACGCAG gAACACTGGTACATGTCCTACATCGACCTGCTGCAGAGGTTCGAGCTGTGGAACGTCAGCAACGAGGTGATCAAACTGAGCACGTGCAGCGCCATCACGTGTCTGAACCAGGCATCCACCACGCTGCACATCAACTGCAGCAACTGCAAGCGACCCATGAGTAACAAGGGCTGGATCTGTGACAG GTGCCACcagtgcgcgagtgtgtgtgcagtgtgtcaccACGTTGTGAAGGGCCTGTTCGTGTGGTGTCAGGGTTGCAGCCACGGTGGCCATTTGGAGCATGTGATGGAGTGGCTTAAGAGCTCTAACCACTGCCCTGCTGGGTGTGGACACCTGTGTGAATatgcctga
- the wdr24 gene encoding GATOR complex protein WDR24 isoform X2 — protein sequence MEKMASVGTVSGRTMFCLLDAPANAISVCRDATQVVVAGRNIFKIFALEEDGFVERLNLRVGRKPSLNFSCADVMWHQADDSLLATAATNGAVVTWNLSRPCRNKQEHLFAEHKRTVNKVCFHPSEAHMLLSGSQDGFMKYFDLRKKESVSTFSGQSESVRDVQFSTKDFFTFAASFENGNVQLWDIRRPDRYERMFTAHTGPVFCCDWHPEDRGWLATGGRDKMVKVWDMTTNRAKEIYCVQTIASVARVKWRPERRWHLATCSMMVDHNIYVWDVRRPYIPFATFEEHKDVATGIVWRNQHDPDVLLSGSKDSTLYQHMFNDASRPEVRANPEGLSFGLFGDLAFAAKESLMAAEGGRKPCPGGDRRYPIFFFKKHDVMERFAQVSSVLSVFESDLDGGTRMDWFIETARRYQLSGRPFAELCDHNAKVAKELNRPQVSTTWTMLRIMYSDPGHPTPPANHNMSKLGNMPLMNSFSLKDMSAALNERNKENRQDNLHNLETNLNNDENEETEGSDGQAEYLFGEAELDDDDLYSIDHDNQAEETEFSLPQEAFPLRHEIVEHATAPELPAEKAESPQASGGETESVCLTPMESFSLISVSQLLFQPRLLPGFFNAIVKDTLAYYAEQGDVQMAVSALIVLGERIRKEIDELTQEHWYMSYIDLLQRFELWNVSNEVIKLSTCSAITCLNQASTTLHINCSNCKRPMSNKGWICDRCHQCASVCAVCHHVVKGLFVWCQGCSHGGHLEHVMEWLKSSNHCPAGCGHLCEYA from the exons ATGGAGAAAATGGCCTCCGTCGGCACCGTCAGTGGCCGAACCATGTTCTGCCTGCTGGATGCTCCGGCCAATGCCATCAGCGTGTGTCGGGATGCCACGCAG GTGGTGGTGGCCGGTCGCAACATCTTCAAGATCTTTGCGCTTGAAGAGGATGGCTTTGTGGAGCGGCTGAACCTGCGCGTGGGCCGCAAGCCGTCGCTGAACTTCAGCTGCGCTGACGTCATGTGGCACCAGGCCGATGATAGCCTCCTGGCTACAGCGGCCACCAACGGCGCAGTAGTGACGTGGAACCTGTCGCGGCCGTGCCGTAACAAGCAGGAGCACCTTTTCGCCGAGCACAAGCGCACCGTCAACAAAGTGTGCTTCCATCCCAGCGAGGCGCACATGCTGCTCTCAGGCTCTCAGGACGGATTCATGAAGTACTTTGATCTGCGCAAGAAGGAGAGCGTCAGCACTTTCTCCG gTCAGTCGGAAAGTGTTCGAGATGTGCAGTTCAGCACGAAGGACTTTTTCACGTTTGCAGCGTCTTTTGAGAATGGGAACGTGCAGCTGTGGGACATCCGCAGACCTGACCGCTATGAGAGGATGTTCACGGCCCACACCGGCCCCGTGTTCTGCTGTGACTGGCACCCTGAGGACCG GGGATGGCTAGCCACAGGTGGGCGTGACAAGATGGTGAAGGTGTGGGATATGACGACCAACCGCGCCAAAGAGATCTACTGCGTACAGACCATCGCCTCTGTGGCGCGTGTCAAGTGGCGGCCAGAGCGTCGCTGGCATCTGGCCACGTGCTCCATGATGGTGGACCACAACATCTACGTTTGGGACGTACGCCGGCCCTACATCCCGTTCGCCACCTTCGAGGAGCACAAGGACGTTGCCACAGGCATTGTGTGGCGCAACCAGCATGACCCTGACGTTCTGCTCTCTGGCTCCAAAGACAGCACGCTGTACCAGCACATGTTTAATGATGCCAGTCGGCCAGAGGTGCGCGCCAACCCTGAGGGCCTCAGCTTCGGTCTGTTCGGGGATCTAGCCTTCGCTGCCAAAGAGAGCCTAATGGCTGCCGAAGGTGGACGCAAGCCATGCCCGGGAGGAGACCGCCGCTACCCTATCTTCTTCTTCAAGAAGCATGACGTAATGGAGCGCTTTGCACAGGTCTCCAGTGTGCTCAGTGTCTTTGAGTCTGACCTGGACGGAGGAACGAGGATGGACTGGTTCATTGAGACAGCACGCAGGTACCAGCTGAGCGGGAGACCCTTCGCTGAGCTCTGTGACCACAACGCCAAGGTTGCCAAGGAGCTCAACAGACCTCAG gTGTCAACGACATGGACCATGCTGCGGATAATGTATTCTGACCCGGGTCACCCAACACcaccagccaatcacaacaTGAGTAAACTGGGCAACATGCCCCTCATGAACAG tTTCAGTTTGAAGGATATGAGTGCTGCTCTGaatgagagaaacaaagagaatagacaggacaACTTGCACAACCTGGAGACAAACCTCAACAATGATG AGAATGAAGAGACAGAGGGCAGTGACGGTCAGGCTGAGTATCTGTTTGGAGAGGCCGAGCTGGATGATGATGACCTGTACAGCATAGACCACGACAATCAGGCAG AGGAGACGGAGTTTTCTCTCCCCCAGGAGGCGTTCCCGCTACGGCATGAGATCGTGGAACACGCGACGGCGCCTGAGCTCCCGGCAGAGAAAGCCGAGTCCCCACAGGCGAGTGGTGGTGAGACCGAGAGCGTGTGTCTGACGCCCATGGAGTCATTCAGCCTGATCTCGGTGTCACAGTTGCTCTTCCAGCCACGGCTGCTGCCGGGCTTCTTCAACGCCATCGTCAAGGACACGCTGGCCTACTACGCCGAGCAGGGTGACGTGCAGATGGCCGTCTCTGCGCTCATTGTGCTCGGCGAACGGATCCGCAAGGAGATTGATGAGCTCACGCAG gAACACTGGTACATGTCCTACATCGACCTGCTGCAGAGGTTCGAGCTGTGGAACGTCAGCAACGAGGTGATCAAACTGAGCACGTGCAGCGCCATCACGTGTCTGAACCAGGCATCCACCACGCTGCACATCAACTGCAGCAACTGCAAGCGACCCATGAGTAACAAGGGCTGGATCTGTGACAG GTGCCACcagtgcgcgagtgtgtgtgcagtgtgtcaccACGTTGTGAAGGGCCTGTTCGTGTGGTGTCAGGGTTGCAGCCACGGTGGCCATTTGGAGCATGTGATGGAGTGGCTTAAGAGCTCTAACCACTGCCCTGCTGGGTGTGGACACCTGTGTGAATatgcctga